In a single window of the Pontibacter russatus genome:
- a CDS encoding NAD(P)/FAD-dependent oxidoreductase: protein MPEDVVIIGGGLAGLTSALGLARAGLQVTLVEKKSYPLHRVCGEYVSNEVLPFLRALGVELSSLGPARISRFQLSSPSGKTLEARLDLGGFGLSRFTFDHYLYQLAQAQGVRFVLQQTAQEVTFADDAFAVHLSGGAVLQPRVVLGAYGKRANLDRQLNRRFFRARSPYIGVKYHISYDLPRDLIALHNFKGGYAGISAIEDDRYCLCYLTTRQNLKQQGSIGQMEQAVLSQNPHLRRVFEQASFLYEQPEVINEISFATKTCVDNHMLMCGDAAGMITPLCGNGMAMAMHSGKIATDQILQYFRNGRNRQELEEGYSRRWKKNFEGRLKTGRAVQQLFGNTLLSEVAVGALRRLPFATQLIMRRTHGQPF from the coding sequence TTGCCGGAGGATGTTGTTATAATAGGTGGCGGCCTGGCTGGCCTGACAAGTGCGCTGGGTTTGGCGAGGGCCGGGCTGCAGGTAACTTTAGTCGAGAAAAAAAGCTACCCCCTGCACCGGGTGTGCGGCGAGTATGTCTCGAACGAGGTGCTGCCCTTCCTGCGCGCGCTCGGCGTGGAACTCAGTTCCCTCGGCCCCGCCCGCATCAGCCGCTTTCAGCTTTCTTCCCCTTCCGGCAAAACCCTTGAAGCCAGACTGGACCTCGGGGGCTTTGGCCTCAGCCGCTTCACCTTCGACCACTACCTTTACCAACTGGCGCAAGCCCAGGGCGTGCGCTTCGTGTTGCAGCAAACGGCGCAGGAAGTCACCTTTGCCGACGATGCCTTCGCTGTGCATTTGTCGGGCGGTGCGGTGCTGCAGCCCCGCGTGGTGCTGGGCGCCTACGGCAAACGCGCCAACCTGGACCGCCAATTGAACCGCCGCTTCTTCCGGGCCCGCTCGCCCTATATCGGCGTGAAGTACCACATCTCCTATGATTTGCCCAGAGATTTGATCGCCCTCCATAATTTCAAGGGCGGCTATGCGGGCATCTCGGCCATAGAGGACGACCGCTACTGCCTCTGCTACCTGACCACCCGCCAGAACCTGAAGCAGCAGGGCAGCATCGGGCAGATGGAGCAGGCCGTGCTCTCCCAGAACCCGCACCTGCGGCGGGTATTCGAGCAGGCTTCTTTTCTATATGAGCAGCCGGAGGTAATCAACGAAATCTCCTTTGCCACCAAAACCTGTGTCGACAACCACATGCTGATGTGCGGCGACGCGGCCGGTATGATTACGCCGCTGTGCGGCAACGGCATGGCCATGGCCATGCACTCCGGCAAAATCGCGACCGATCAGATATTGCAGTATTTCCGCAACGGCCGCAACCGGCAGGAGCTGGAGGAGGGCTACAGCCGCCGCTGGAAAAAGAACTTCGAGGGCCGCCTGAAGACGGGCCGCGCCGTGCAGCAGCTTTTCGGCAACACCCTCTTGTCGGAAGTGGCGGTAGGCGCGCTGCGGCGCCTGCCCTTTGCCACGCAGCTTATCATGCGCCGCACGCACGGGCAGCCCTTTTAG
- a CDS encoding type III polyketide synthase, protein MKSYICAIGTANPSHKIPQMQIADFMAAALQFDEQATRKLKALYRVSGIGQRYSVLQDYTRQNGDFTFYPNTPTLEPFPTVQQRMDEYRKYAVELSGEAIRNCLAQTSSVSLAEITHLITVSCTGMYAPGLDIELVEKLGLSPCVQRTAVNFMGCYAAFNAIKLADAICKASPEAKVMLVCTEICTIHFQKYTAQDHLVSNALFGDGAAAVLMQGQPNGEVSLELQSFHCDLAPAGKRDMAWHIGDTGFEMTLSSYVPDLIKKGIKELTERLLQGLMTTVSEIRLFAIHPGGRRILEVIEQELGMTRNDNRFAYQVLREFGNMSSATVLFVLKALMESLTTEEQNEPVLSFAFGPGLTLESMLLKVHYAEAKAAV, encoded by the coding sequence ATGAAGAGCTATATATGCGCCATCGGCACGGCCAACCCGTCTCATAAAATACCACAGATGCAGATCGCGGACTTTATGGCGGCGGCGCTGCAGTTTGACGAGCAGGCCACCCGGAAACTGAAGGCCCTGTACCGCGTGTCGGGCATCGGGCAGCGCTACAGCGTGCTCCAGGATTATACCCGCCAAAACGGGGATTTTACCTTTTACCCCAACACGCCCACGCTGGAACCCTTCCCGACGGTGCAGCAGCGCATGGATGAGTACCGGAAATACGCTGTGGAGCTGTCGGGAGAGGCCATTCGCAACTGCCTGGCGCAGACCTCCTCGGTTTCGCTGGCGGAGATCACGCACCTCATCACGGTGAGCTGCACCGGCATGTATGCCCCCGGCCTGGATATTGAGCTGGTGGAGAAACTGGGGCTGTCGCCGTGCGTGCAGCGCACCGCCGTTAACTTTATGGGCTGCTATGCCGCCTTCAACGCTATCAAGCTCGCAGACGCCATCTGCAAGGCCAGCCCCGAGGCAAAGGTGATGCTGGTATGCACGGAGATCTGCACCATCCACTTTCAGAAATACACTGCCCAGGACCACCTCGTGTCGAATGCCTTGTTCGGGGATGGCGCCGCCGCCGTGCTGATGCAGGGGCAGCCGAACGGGGAGGTGAGCCTGGAACTGCAGTCGTTTCACTGCGACCTAGCCCCGGCGGGCAAGCGCGACATGGCCTGGCACATCGGCGACACCGGCTTTGAGATGACGCTCTCTTCCTACGTGCCCGACCTCATCAAGAAAGGCATCAAGGAGCTGACGGAGCGGTTGTTGCAGGGGCTGATGACAACGGTGTCGGAAATCAGGCTATTCGCCATACACCCCGGCGGGCGGCGCATCCTGGAGGTGATTGAGCAGGAGCTGGGCATGACGCGCAACGACAACCGCTTTGCCTACCAGGTGCTGCGCGAATTCGGGAACATGTCGTCGGCCACGGTGCTGTTTGTGCTGAAGGCGCTGATGGAAAGCCTGACGACGGAAGAGCAAAATGAGCCGGTGCTGAGCTTTGCCTTCGGCCCCGGCCTTACCCTCGAATCCATGTTACTGAAGGTACACTATGCGGAAGCTAAGGCGGCGGTCTGA
- a CDS encoding methyltransferase domain-containing protein: MRKLRRRSDEQELMDDLSLTGEELRWNLRELEVINSWLGGYMVVLDALDKLVAKHPEQPLHIADIGCGGGDTLRRIARWSRRKKIAVALTGVDANDFTVQYARQRCQAYPEIRIEQHDVFSEAFARQPCDIAVCSLFCHHFTDAQLVRLFGQLHRQARLGVIINDLHRHWLAYYSIKYITRIFPSSPLVRNDAPLSVWRAFKRGELQELVRQAGVQKFELRWMWAFRWQLLLHKR, from the coding sequence ATGCGGAAGCTAAGGCGGCGGTCTGACGAGCAGGAGTTGATGGATGACCTGTCGCTGACAGGGGAGGAGCTGCGCTGGAACCTGCGCGAGCTGGAGGTGATCAACAGCTGGCTTGGCGGCTATATGGTGGTGCTGGACGCGCTGGACAAGCTGGTTGCGAAGCACCCGGAGCAGCCATTGCACATTGCCGACATTGGCTGCGGCGGCGGCGACACGCTGCGGCGCATTGCCCGCTGGTCGCGCCGTAAAAAAATAGCCGTGGCGTTGACAGGGGTGGATGCCAACGATTTCACGGTGCAATACGCCCGCCAGCGCTGCCAGGCCTACCCGGAGATCCGCATTGAGCAGCACGATGTTTTCTCGGAGGCCTTTGCCCGGCAGCCCTGCGACATCGCCGTCTGCAGCCTGTTCTGCCACCACTTCACGGATGCGCAACTGGTGCGGCTATTCGGGCAGCTGCACCGGCAGGCGCGGCTGGGCGTCATCATCAACGACCTGCACCGGCACTGGCTGGCCTACTACTCCATCAAGTACATCACCAGAATTTTCCCGAGCTCTCCCCTTGTGCGGAACGATGCGCCACTGTCGGTGTGGCGGGCATTTAAGCGCGGAGAGTTACAGGAGTTGGTGCGGCAGGCGGGCGTGCAGAAATTTGAGCTGCGCTGGATGTGGGCTTTCCGGTGGCAGTTGCTTTTGCATAAGCGTTAA
- a CDS encoding histone deacetylase family protein: MLKIAWTEIFSHSLPEGHRFPMAKYDLLPEQLLYEGTITGENLFAPATLPEQYVLNTHDAAYWRRLSQLQLTPAEIRKTGFPLSEALVQRELVIMNGTLQATLFALEFGIGMNIAGGTHHAFTDRGEGFCLLNDIAIAANYLLRHKGLRKILVVDLDVHQGNGTAQIFAHEPRVFTFSMHCGHNYPFHKEQSDLDVPLAEGTDDKTYLRQLRHHLPRLLDEVQPEFVFFQSGVDVLATDKLGKLGMTIAGCKERDRTVLELCHRHRLPVTVSMGGGYSKQIAHIVEAHANTFRLAQHIYF, from the coding sequence ATGCTCAAAATTGCCTGGACCGAGATCTTTTCCCACAGCCTCCCCGAAGGCCACCGCTTCCCGATGGCGAAGTACGACCTGCTGCCCGAGCAACTGCTGTATGAGGGCACCATCACCGGTGAGAACCTTTTTGCGCCAGCGACATTGCCGGAACAGTACGTGCTCAATACGCACGACGCCGCTTACTGGCGGCGCCTCAGCCAGCTGCAACTCACGCCCGCAGAGATCAGGAAGACAGGCTTTCCGCTGTCGGAGGCGTTGGTGCAGCGCGAGCTGGTGATCATGAACGGCACCCTGCAGGCCACCCTGTTTGCACTGGAGTTCGGCATCGGGATGAACATTGCCGGTGGCACCCACCACGCTTTTACCGACCGCGGCGAGGGTTTCTGCCTGCTCAACGACATCGCCATCGCTGCCAATTACCTGCTCAGGCACAAGGGCCTCCGGAAGATACTGGTGGTGGACCTGGATGTACACCAGGGGAACGGCACCGCGCAGATTTTCGCGCACGAGCCGCGCGTGTTCACCTTCAGCATGCACTGCGGGCACAATTACCCTTTCCACAAAGAGCAATCGGACCTGGACGTGCCGCTCGCCGAGGGCACCGATGACAAAACTTACCTGCGGCAACTGCGCCACCACCTGCCGCGCCTCCTCGACGAGGTGCAGCCGGAGTTTGTTTTCTTCCAGTCGGGGGTGGATGTGCTGGCAACGGACAAACTCGGAAAACTGGGAATGACCATCGCGGGCTGCAAAGAACGCGACCGCACCGTGTTGGAACTGTGCCACCGGCACCGCCTGCCGGTAACGGTGAGCATGGGCGGCGGCTACTCCAAACAGATCGCGCACATCGTAGAGGCGCACGCCAACACCTTCCGGCTGGCGCAGCATATATACTTTTAG
- a CDS encoding porin family protein: MRKLYLLPLLLLCSLAASAQTEGPSTIRQDHNAYSGLDAPNAGIGFKAGVNFANLHGSDKDLLGAVSGHTDFHAGIFAQIAVGEVFSVQPELLYSRKGYARNDSTFRLHYFDVPVLAVCRISDNFSVHLGPQVGFMIAANEGGAEVDLQPYNIFGYGAAAGLEGRVSHFRVGARYVHSFEQLRNANQEGEPIAQDIGNSVVQVYIGIAI, translated from the coding sequence ATGAGAAAACTATACCTGCTTCCCCTGTTGCTGCTCTGCAGCCTGGCTGCTTCTGCCCAGACAGAGGGTCCCTCCACCATCCGGCAGGACCACAACGCGTACAGCGGCCTTGACGCCCCGAACGCCGGAATAGGGTTTAAGGCGGGCGTGAACTTCGCGAACCTGCACGGCAGCGACAAGGACCTGCTCGGTGCCGTGAGCGGCCACACGGACTTCCATGCGGGGATATTTGCCCAGATAGCCGTCGGGGAGGTGTTTTCGGTGCAGCCAGAGCTGCTCTACTCGCGCAAAGGCTATGCGCGCAACGACTCGACTTTCCGCCTGCACTATTTCGACGTGCCGGTGCTGGCGGTATGCCGCATCTCAGACAATTTCAGCGTGCATCTCGGGCCGCAGGTGGGCTTTATGATAGCAGCCAACGAGGGAGGCGCCGAGGTTGACCTTCAGCCATATAACATCTTCGGGTACGGAGCCGCCGCCGGATTGGAGGGCCGCGTTAGCCACTTCAGGGTAGGCGCCCGCTATGTACACAGCTTCGAGCAGCTGCGCAACGCAAACCAGGAAGGCGAGCCCATAGCCCAGGACATCGGCAACAGCGTGGTGCAGGTGTACATCGGTATTGCTATCTGA
- a CDS encoding YceI family protein encodes MYRTRRYPLFRLLPGLLLLMATACDTTVKTDEAVIAEAVQKKEEPEPTHILMVDTAQSEVTWIGARMTGRHNGVFPIRNGELYMSGELLTGGNFVLDVARTASADKTIDRESNQKLTTHLRSADFFDVEKYPTAQFELVGIARLDSTGDKERTAEAREEPALGDELRIKDPTHRITGNLTIKGKTKSVSFPARVTIDSLLRAKANFNIDRTHWGLVYRSDRSLGDKTIYPAVNIGIDLVARPEEK; translated from the coding sequence ATGTACAGAACACGCCGATATCCATTGTTCCGGCTACTGCCGGGGCTGCTGCTGCTCATGGCCACAGCCTGCGACACCACCGTTAAGACTGACGAGGCGGTGATTGCTGAGGCTGTGCAAAAGAAGGAAGAGCCGGAACCCACGCACATCCTTATGGTTGATACAGCCCAAAGCGAGGTAACCTGGATAGGGGCCAGGATGACGGGGCGGCACAACGGCGTGTTCCCCATCAGGAACGGGGAGCTATATATGAGCGGCGAGCTGCTGACGGGCGGCAATTTTGTGCTGGATGTCGCCCGCACGGCTTCTGCCGACAAAACCATAGACAGGGAAAGCAACCAGAAACTGACGACCCACCTGCGCTCCGCCGATTTTTTTGACGTGGAGAAATACCCCACCGCCCAGTTCGAGCTTGTGGGCATCGCCCGCCTCGACAGCACCGGAGACAAGGAACGGACCGCCGAGGCCAGGGAAGAGCCTGCGCTGGGCGATGAACTCCGGATAAAAGACCCGACCCACCGCATCACGGGCAACCTCACCATCAAGGGCAAAACAAAGAGCGTTTCCTTCCCGGCCCGCGTCACCATTGACTCGCTGCTCCGGGCCAAGGCCAACTTCAACATCGACCGCACCCATTGGGGCCTGGTGTACAGGTCGGACCGCTCTTTGGGCGATAAGACGATTTACCCTGCAGTCAACATCGGGATAGACCTGGTGGCAAGGCCGGAGGAGAAGTAA
- a CDS encoding type 1 glutamine amidotransferase domain-containing protein: MGNKLEGKKIAILVEEGFEQVELTKPLQALKDEGAEAHIVSPNQNSQIKAWNHTDWGDKFTVDKKLSDVKAEDYNGLLLPGGVMNPDNLRTNKEAVRFVNHFMESGKPVAAICHAPWTLIETGKVKGKKMTSYHTLKTDLENAGAEWLDQEVVVDKGLVTSRKPDDIPAFNKKMIEEFAEGKHDR, encoded by the coding sequence ATGGGTAACAAATTAGAAGGAAAGAAGATAGCGATACTGGTAGAAGAAGGGTTTGAGCAGGTCGAACTGACCAAGCCGCTGCAGGCCCTGAAAGACGAGGGGGCAGAGGCGCACATCGTTTCGCCGAACCAAAACAGCCAGATAAAAGCCTGGAACCACACCGATTGGGGCGATAAGTTTACAGTAGACAAAAAGCTGAGCGACGTGAAGGCCGAAGACTACAACGGCCTGCTGCTGCCCGGTGGCGTGATGAACCCCGACAACCTGCGCACCAACAAGGAGGCTGTGCGCTTCGTCAATCACTTTATGGAGTCGGGCAAGCCAGTGGCGGCCATCTGCCATGCCCCCTGGACACTGATAGAGACAGGAAAAGTGAAGGGCAAGAAGATGACCAGCTACCATACCCTGAAAACGGATTTGGAGAATGCCGGGGCCGAGTGGCTAGACCAGGAGGTGGTAGTGGACAAAGGCCTGGTGACGAGCCGCAAGCCGGACGATATCCCGGCCTTCAACAAAAAAATGATTGAAGAGTTTGCCGAAGGGAAACACGACCGCTAA
- a CDS encoding C40 family peptidase, with protein MTKAIILSVLAVLSLALSYLFEAAPARPPAPEASAVALSPVTPYAINSPEDVVRVLKFTAPADTAAAPVPEEYYIKKLGLRFRNPDYRKLVETASGWIGTPYRYGSSSKRGTDCSGFVTRVYREVYGISLSRSSHSMFGDVKRVKKDMMRTGDLVFFRRGPKSPIYHVGIYLKNNKFIHSATSGGVMVSSLKEPYYSRNFYAAGRVN; from the coding sequence ATGACAAAAGCAATTATCCTGAGCGTGCTGGCGGTGCTTTCGCTGGCGCTGTCTTACCTCTTCGAGGCCGCCCCGGCCCGGCCGCCCGCGCCGGAAGCAAGTGCCGTCGCACTTTCCCCTGTTACTCCCTACGCAATAAACTCGCCTGAGGACGTGGTGCGGGTGCTGAAGTTTACCGCCCCGGCCGACACGGCGGCGGCCCCTGTGCCGGAGGAGTATTATATAAAGAAGCTGGGCCTGCGCTTCCGCAACCCGGATTACAGGAAACTGGTGGAGACCGCCTCCGGCTGGATTGGCACCCCTTACCGCTACGGCAGCAGCTCTAAAAGAGGCACCGACTGCTCCGGCTTCGTTACCCGCGTTTACCGCGAGGTGTACGGCATCTCCCTCAGCCGCAGCTCGCATTCCATGTTCGGGGATGTGAAGCGGGTGAAGAAAGACATGATGCGCACCGGCGACCTCGTTTTCTTCCGGCGCGGCCCCAAAAGCCCCATCTACCACGTGGGCATCTACCTCAAGAACAACAAGTTCATCCACTCCGCCACCAGCGGCGGCGTGATGGTGAGCTCGCTGAAAGAACCTTACTACAGCAGGAATTTCTACGCCGCCGGCCGCGTGAACTAA
- a CDS encoding YkvA family protein — MENQRPEGKNIAQSPFFQNILKKAETYLKHPSQVAQLISDSLKKASSKKGVGALAGEVWENLQLLTRMLKAVMAGDYKGIPSSTLVGGVAVLIYFITPIDLIPDMIPVIGLLDDATLLAWFMTSIKSELDKYKEWEMTQPIKVSPAETEPAAPHNADTSWGTPKYSDRTGSDVETQTRNDI; from the coding sequence ATGGAGAACCAGAGACCAGAAGGCAAGAACATAGCGCAAAGCCCTTTCTTTCAGAATATCCTGAAAAAGGCGGAGACTTACCTCAAGCACCCCTCGCAGGTGGCGCAGCTCATATCCGACAGCCTGAAAAAGGCCTCCTCTAAAAAAGGCGTGGGCGCGCTGGCGGGCGAGGTGTGGGAAAACCTGCAACTGCTGACACGCATGCTGAAGGCCGTGATGGCCGGAGACTACAAAGGCATCCCGTCTTCCACGCTGGTGGGCGGCGTGGCCGTGCTCATCTACTTCATCACCCCGATTGACCTTATCCCGGATATGATACCCGTTATCGGCCTGCTGGACGACGCCACACTGCTGGCATGGTTTATGACGAGCATTAAATCGGAGCTCGACAAGTACAAGGAGTGGGAGATGACACAGCCTATAAAGGTGAGCCCCGCGGAAACAGAGCCCGCCGCACCGCACAATGCCGACACCTCGTGGGGAACCCCCAAGTACAGCGACAGAACAGGAAGCGACGTAGAGACCCAGACGCGAAACGATATATAA
- a CDS encoding M48 family metallopeptidase, with product MNSSFLRLTSVNLHIDGIGKVLFERSDKAKRLSISVRPLKGVRVAVPPHISFEKAEQLIYTKADWIREHQTRMEQQEDKVTVYTQDSEFRTKHHTLRLLTHARYDMRCLLEDGYINVFFPAFKDVRDNDVQKFIRKSIEEAYRKEAKQHLPQRVAHFAEKFGFQYQSVFIKNAKSRWGSCSYTNNINLNLHLMRLPDDLCDYVILHELAHTVEKNHGPHFWDLLDSICADSQKLDKKLKNFRISIF from the coding sequence GTGAATTCATCATTTCTTCGTCTTACCTCCGTCAATCTGCACATTGATGGAATAGGGAAAGTTTTGTTTGAGCGCAGCGACAAAGCAAAGCGCCTGAGCATCAGCGTGCGCCCCCTGAAGGGCGTGCGGGTGGCCGTGCCGCCGCACATCAGCTTTGAGAAGGCAGAGCAGCTTATCTACACCAAAGCCGATTGGATACGGGAGCACCAGACCCGCATGGAGCAACAGGAGGACAAAGTGACGGTGTATACCCAAGACTCAGAGTTCAGGACCAAGCACCATACCCTGCGCCTGCTCACGCACGCCCGCTACGACATGCGCTGCCTGCTGGAGGATGGCTATATCAACGTGTTTTTCCCGGCGTTCAAGGATGTGCGCGACAACGACGTGCAGAAGTTTATCCGGAAGTCGATTGAGGAGGCGTACCGCAAAGAGGCGAAGCAGCACCTGCCGCAGCGGGTGGCGCACTTTGCCGAAAAATTCGGGTTTCAGTACCAGAGCGTGTTCATCAAGAATGCCAAGTCGCGGTGGGGCAGCTGCTCGTACACCAACAACATCAACCTGAACCTGCACCTGATGCGCCTGCCCGACGACCTCTGCGACTATGTGATTCTGCACGAGCTGGCGCACACCGTGGAGAAAAACCACGGGCCGCACTTCTGGGACCTGCTGGACAGCATCTGTGCCGACTCGCAGAAACTGGACAAAAAGCTGAAGAACTTCCGCATCTCCATTTTTTAA
- a CDS encoding acyl carrier protein yields the protein MPMLTKNRAIEKEVIRIISKTKEIRPGRLQANKRLSQDFGFDTVDLVDIILELEKNFSITIPDEVPIDTVGDFINYVAMHTVPKAE from the coding sequence ATGCCAATGTTAACTAAAAACAGAGCTATTGAGAAGGAGGTTATCCGCATCATTAGCAAAACCAAGGAGATACGGCCCGGCCGCCTGCAGGCTAACAAGCGCCTGTCCCAGGATTTTGGCTTCGACACCGTGGACTTGGTGGACATCATTCTGGAGCTGGAGAAGAACTTCAGCATCACCATTCCGGACGAGGTGCCCATCGACACCGTCGGCGACTTTATCAATTATGTGGCCATGCACACCGTCCCGAAGGCTGAGTAA